From the Lampris incognitus isolate fLamInc1 chromosome 6, fLamInc1.hap2, whole genome shotgun sequence genome, one window contains:
- the urahb gene encoding 5-hydroxyisourate hydrolase b, producing the protein MARAEASPLTTHVLNTGDGVPASRMALSLHRLDHNLLVWSLLTVGTTNEDGRCPGIIAREAFTPGMYKLRFETGQYWESMNQTTFYPYVEIIFKITDPDQRFHLPLLLSRFSYSTYRGS; encoded by the exons ATGGCGAGAGCAGAGGCAAGCCCCCTGACCACCCATGTGCTGAACACCGGGGACGGCGTGCCTGCATCGAGGATGGCCCTCAGCCTGCACCGCCTGGACCACAACCTGCTGGTCTGGAGTCTCCTGACAGTGGG GACTACAAACGAAGATGGCCGCTGTCCTGGGATCATCGCCAGAGAGGCTTTCACTCCCGGCATGTACAAGCTCCGTTTCGAGACTGGACAGTATTGGGAAAGCATGAACCAAACTACCTTCTACCCTTATGTCGAG ATCATCTTCAAAATTACTGACCCCGACCAGAGATTTCACTTGCCCCTGCTCCTCAGCCGCTTCTCCTACAGCACTTACAGGGGGAGCTAA